A single Acetivibrio cellulolyticus CD2 DNA region contains:
- a CDS encoding dockerin type I domain-containing protein: protein MKSGKVVLAGVMCIIMLLSFGLMDGHAADVYGQNIKWNPGIDGGIPQKSISVNVKDFGAKGDGVTDDYEAFNEAIKSVTAGEAVFIPEGNYLIKTKLSFDKPVVLRGEGTERTHLLVDHNSDAFEIITYKRGQWVKIEDGFTKGSTKLTVSNPELIKPGMYIEIQQDNDPEVMYTIPDWNTSWASGAVGQIAKIVSVEGSTVTIDEPLRIDYRAELNPVARTQGFAEYVGFEDFSVKRIDTSDTNMFYFKNAANCWIKNVHSMLARKAHVSVTTGYRIEVRDSFFEDATDWGGGGHGYGVELGFHVTDCLAENNIFKHLRHSMMTHIGANGNVFGYNYSIEPYQNEGGTWTPCDISIHGHYAYANLFEGNIVQEVTIGDYWGPAGPGNTFLRNRIEKEGITVEDSSNYQNFIGNELVSGNILWDTDSRYPHRIDSSTFLRHGNYMEGNIEWDLNISDKSFPKSYYMSDKPKFYNSLHWPSTGSDILDGTNPARERYLGNTIPDTQITYGDVHGDGAVNSIDFGVMRMYLLGMIDKFTSEKCFVQGDVNGDGNVNSIDFGFMRMFLLGTIDEFPAKEK from the coding sequence ATGAAATCAGGAAAAGTTGTTTTAGCTGGAGTAATGTGTATTATTATGTTATTGTCATTTGGATTAATGGATGGACATGCTGCTGATGTGTATGGGCAAAATATTAAATGGAACCCAGGAATAGATGGAGGAATACCTCAAAAATCGATATCGGTTAATGTTAAAGATTTCGGTGCTAAGGGTGACGGTGTGACTGATGATTATGAGGCGTTTAACGAGGCTATAAAATCGGTAACTGCTGGAGAAGCGGTTTTTATACCTGAAGGAAATTACCTTATTAAGACAAAACTATCTTTTGACAAACCGGTTGTGTTGAGAGGTGAAGGGACTGAACGGACACATCTTCTTGTTGATCACAATTCCGATGCTTTTGAAATCATTACATACAAAAGAGGACAGTGGGTTAAAATTGAAGACGGTTTTACTAAGGGATCTACAAAGCTCACTGTTTCAAATCCGGAGCTTATAAAGCCCGGAATGTATATAGAAATACAGCAGGATAATGACCCGGAGGTTATGTACACAATTCCTGACTGGAATACCTCATGGGCATCTGGAGCTGTTGGTCAGATAGCGAAAATAGTTTCTGTTGAAGGAAGCACAGTTACAATAGATGAACCTTTGAGAATTGATTATAGAGCTGAGTTAAATCCGGTTGCCAGAACTCAGGGATTTGCTGAGTATGTGGGTTTTGAGGATTTTTCCGTAAAACGTATCGATACCAGTGACACTAATATGTTTTATTTTAAAAATGCAGCAAACTGTTGGATAAAAAATGTTCATAGTATGTTAGCACGAAAAGCCCATGTCAGTGTTACAACTGGATATCGTATTGAAGTCAGGGATAGTTTTTTTGAAGACGCCACCGACTGGGGCGGGGGAGGGCATGGATACGGAGTGGAGTTGGGATTCCATGTTACAGACTGTCTTGCGGAAAATAATATATTTAAGCATTTAAGACATTCAATGATGACACATATTGGGGCAAACGGAAACGTATTTGGATATAACTATTCAATCGAACCCTATCAGAATGAAGGCGGTACATGGACACCATGTGATATTTCAATTCATGGGCATTACGCTTATGCAAATTTATTTGAAGGAAATATTGTTCAGGAAGTTACGATTGGAGACTACTGGGGCCCAGCAGGACCGGGTAATACGTTTTTAAGAAATAGGATTGAAAAAGAAGGTATTACTGTGGAGGATTCGTCAAATTATCAGAACTTCATCGGAAATGAGCTGGTATCTGGGAATATTTTATGGGACACTGATTCACGCTATCCTCATAGAATAGATTCATCTACCTTTTTAAGACATGGCAATTATATGGAAGGCAACATAGAATGGGACTTAAATATTTCAGATAAAAGTTTCCCTAAGTCTTATTACATGAGTGATAAACCTAAGTTTTACAACTCTTTACATTGGCCATCAACAGGTTCAGATATTTTAGACGGTACAAATCCTGCAAGGGAAAGATATCTTGGGAATACAATACCTGACACTCAAATAACATATGGAGATGTGCACGGAGATGGAGCTGTAAACTCTATTGATTTTGGGGTTATGAGAATGTATCTTTTGGGTATGATAGATAAGTTTACATCCGAAAAATGTTTTGTTCAAGGCGATGTAAATGGAGATGGAAACGTCAATTCAATAGACTTTGGATTTATGAGAATGTTCCTTCTGGGTACGATTGATGAATTTCCTGCTAAAGAAAAATAG
- a CDS encoding putative bifunctional diguanylate cyclase/phosphodiesterase: protein MENNKYGIDSKESSEVKPSKKGIRILPLFFMSEKICCIKYAPLIISLIYLAFGCMWIFYSDNIITGYAANDVNTLKNLQTYKGWFYVLFTAVMLYFMIKSLVKIIQIKEESRERSYKKLLESENKLKKSMKELKKFAYYDFLTGLPNRRFMLEKIEDILKTSNNIKFSFLFLDLDNFKMVNDIMGHDYGDQLLKNIASELKNCMDESDIVGRLGGDEFLILLSNIYSKDTIENKAKSIMNLFSRQWNICGKEFFITASIGMVIYPFDGTDLQTLYKNADTAMYQAKEKGKNCFLFFCQDMNDKVSEKMEMENKIRKAIKNREFVVYYQPQIDIETMEIKGVEALVRWNHPTEGIIQPAKFIPIAEASGQIVEIDEFVMRTACKQLKAWIASGIKTITISVNLTSKDFLHENFTVGLNEIIKDTGIEANYLELEITESLVMKDLDVALGILKNLKAIGVKMSLDDFGTGYSSLNYLKKLPIDTIKIDKSFMNEITEDSKEEAIAESIIALAHKMNLTVIAEGIETKKQLEFIKEHKCDKAQGYYFSKPIPVEEIEKLLSFPSVYKS, encoded by the coding sequence ATGGAAAACAATAAGTATGGCATTGACTCTAAAGAGAGCAGTGAAGTAAAGCCCAGTAAAAAAGGGATAAGAATACTGCCTTTGTTTTTTATGAGTGAAAAAATTTGCTGTATTAAATATGCACCGTTAATAATATCACTTATTTATTTGGCTTTCGGCTGTATGTGGATATTCTACTCAGATAATATTATAACCGGATATGCAGCAAATGACGTAAATACATTAAAGAATTTGCAGACATATAAAGGTTGGTTTTATGTATTATTTACTGCTGTTATGCTATATTTTATGATTAAAAGTCTTGTGAAAATTATTCAGATAAAAGAAGAGTCTAGAGAAAGAAGCTATAAAAAGCTGTTAGAGTCAGAAAATAAGCTAAAGAAAAGTATGAAGGAATTAAAGAAGTTTGCATATTATGATTTTTTAACAGGTCTTCCCAACAGAAGGTTTATGCTTGAAAAAATTGAAGATATACTAAAAACATCTAATAATATAAAGTTTTCGTTTCTATTTCTTGATCTGGATAATTTTAAAATGGTAAATGATATTATGGGGCATGATTATGGAGATCAGCTCTTAAAAAACATTGCCTCAGAGCTTAAAAACTGCATGGATGAAAGTGATATTGTCGGACGTCTTGGAGGCGATGAATTTCTAATACTCCTTAGTAATATATATTCTAAAGATACAATCGAAAATAAAGCAAAAAGTATTATGAATTTGTTTTCAAGGCAATGGAACATATGTGGAAAGGAGTTTTTTATAACTGCTAGTATTGGTATGGTCATATATCCTTTTGATGGTACGGATTTGCAAACATTATACAAGAATGCAGATACCGCAATGTATCAGGCCAAGGAGAAGGGTAAAAACTGCTTTTTGTTTTTTTGTCAGGATATGAATGATAAGGTCTCTGAAAAAATGGAAATGGAAAACAAGATAAGGAAAGCAATAAAGAATAGAGAGTTTGTGGTATACTACCAGCCTCAAATTGACATTGAAACAATGGAAATAAAGGGCGTTGAGGCGCTTGTGAGGTGGAACCATCCTACTGAGGGAATAATTCAGCCAGCAAAATTCATTCCAATAGCTGAAGCTTCAGGTCAAATTGTTGAAATCGATGAGTTTGTAATGCGGACAGCATGCAAGCAGTTAAAAGCTTGGATAGCTTCAGGTATTAAGACCATTACCATTTCTGTAAATCTGACAAGTAAAGACTTTTTGCATGAGAATTTTACAGTGGGATTAAATGAAATTATTAAAGATACAGGAATAGAGGCGAATTATCTTGAACTTGAAATAACCGAGAGCCTGGTTATGAAAGATCTGGATGTTGCTTTAGGTATATTGAAGAATTTAAAGGCAATTGGAGTGAAAATGTCCCTTGATGATTTTGGAACGGGATATTCTTCGCTAAATTATCTAAAAAAGCTGCCTATTGATACTATTAAAATTGATAAATCATTTATGAATGAAATTACCGAAGATTCAAAGGAAGAAGCAATAGCCGAGTCAATAATAGCTCTCGCACACAAGATGAATCTAACTGTTATAGCTGAGGGTATTGAAACAAAAAAACAGTTGGAGTTTATAAAGGAACATAAATGTGATAAAGCGCAAGGGTATTATTTCAGTAAGCCAATTCCCGTTGAAGAAATTGAAAAACTACTCTCATTTCCTTCCGTATATAAAAGTTAA
- a CDS encoding helix-hairpin-helix domain-containing protein, giving the protein MKVYNGSGKEIILGSEIGKGGEGSVYNVSQFQNIVAKIYHNPIDKEKAHKIKAMIDLKNDRILKIAAWPLDTIHSKSNGQIIGLLMPNVSGFKDIHKLYSPKSRLSEFPSAGWPFLLHTAGNLARSFSVIHEYGHVIGDVNHGNVVVSDKATVMLIDCDSFQIEYCGQKHLCEVGVSTHQPPEFQNIKSFRGIARTQNHDNFGLAVLIFQLLFMGRHPFSGSFLGTGEMSLEKAIQEFRFAYGISAKLKQMKQPPNTLSLSNVTPKLASLFEQAFSPEGIKVNNRPKPKEWVIALDEQIKELKKCSNNNTHMYLKSVHACPWCEIESKTGIVLFNFAELTLESKKGFNISIVWNQITQIQSPGQAPKLPNMKNYSAEPDPRIKRSSRKYKLRLAIIFIIVLSIIIAGLILFGIAGVFWGIAIAIIIVTVCVLSQSEYSSIKSEVNNSFSLIQKRLRNLEEKWELEAGEIEFCKKMDELSKVKQGYQNLHSQREKKMHQVNQDRYKHQLEKFLDGFDIDRASIEGIGPGRKATLQSYGIQTASDIEKQAIMKIQGFGPVYTGKLLNWKQSIEKKFTFNPNQPIDPLLIVKIDNEIKLEKCKLEKLLLSGTNELKLITYKVLNRRQFLLAEYEQCLKECAQAEANINAL; this is encoded by the coding sequence ATGAAAGTTTATAATGGCAGTGGAAAAGAAATTATTTTAGGTTCTGAAATAGGTAAAGGTGGAGAAGGCAGTGTCTACAATGTTTCCCAATTCCAGAATATTGTTGCAAAGATATATCATAATCCTATTGATAAAGAAAAGGCCCATAAAATTAAGGCTATGATAGATTTAAAAAATGACCGAATTTTAAAAATAGCAGCTTGGCCTTTAGATACAATTCACAGCAAATCAAATGGGCAAATTATAGGATTATTAATGCCAAATGTATCAGGATTTAAAGATATTCACAAACTTTATAGTCCTAAGTCTCGGTTAAGTGAGTTTCCAAGTGCAGGATGGCCTTTTTTGCTTCATACAGCTGGAAATTTAGCACGTTCTTTTAGTGTTATACACGAATATGGGCATGTCATCGGTGATGTAAATCATGGTAATGTTGTTGTTTCAGATAAAGCAACTGTTATGCTTATTGATTGCGATAGTTTTCAAATAGAATACTGCGGACAAAAACACCTTTGTGAAGTTGGTGTTTCCACTCATCAACCTCCAGAGTTCCAAAATATAAAGTCTTTTAGAGGTATTGCACGAACACAAAATCATGATAACTTTGGACTTGCAGTTTTAATCTTTCAATTATTATTTATGGGAAGACATCCTTTTTCGGGAAGTTTTCTAGGTACAGGTGAAATGTCTCTAGAAAAGGCAATTCAAGAATTTCGCTTTGCTTATGGTATTTCTGCAAAACTTAAGCAAATGAAACAACCGCCAAATACGCTATCACTTTCTAATGTTACCCCTAAGCTTGCAAGCCTATTTGAGCAGGCTTTTTCCCCTGAGGGTATAAAGGTAAATAATCGTCCTAAGCCCAAAGAATGGGTAATCGCACTAGATGAGCAAATCAAAGAACTTAAAAAATGTAGCAATAATAACACTCATATGTATTTAAAATCAGTTCATGCATGTCCATGGTGTGAAATTGAGTCGAAAACTGGCATTGTTTTATTTAATTTTGCTGAATTAACCTTAGAAAGCAAAAAAGGTTTTAATATATCTATTGTTTGGAATCAAATCACTCAAATTCAGTCTCCAGGTCAAGCCCCTAAGCTACCAAATATGAAAAACTACTCGGCAGAGCCTGACCCTAGAATAAAGAGGAGTTCTAGAAAATATAAATTACGATTAGCAATTATATTTATAATTGTTTTAAGTATCATTATTGCTGGACTAATTCTATTTGGAATTGCAGGAGTATTTTGGGGAATTGCTATTGCTATTATTATTGTTACTGTTTGCGTGCTTTCCCAAAGTGAATACAGTAGTATAAAGTCTGAAGTTAATAACTCTTTTTCTTTAATCCAAAAACGTTTGAGAAATCTAGAGGAAAAATGGGAACTTGAAGCTGGAGAAATTGAGTTTTGTAAGAAGATGGATGAACTTTCAAAAGTAAAACAAGGCTATCAAAATTTACATTCCCAAAGAGAGAAAAAAATGCATCAGGTTAATCAAGATCGTTATAAACATCAGCTGGAAAAATTTTTAGATGGCTTTGATATAGATCGGGCATCAATAGAAGGAATTGGACCTGGTAGAAAGGCTACTCTTCAATCATATGGAATTCAAACTGCTTCGGATATAGAAAAACAAGCAATTATGAAAATACAAGGTTTTGGTCCGGTATACACTGGGAAACTATTGAACTGGAAACAATCTATTGAAAAGAAGTTTACTTTTAATCCTAATCAACCAATTGATCCATTGCTTATTGTAAAAATTGATAACGAAATAAAATTGGAAAAATGTAAATTAGAGAAATTACTGCTTAGTGGTACAAATGAGCTTAAGCTAATAACTTATAAAGTCTTGAATAGAAGGCAATTTCTCCTTGCAGAATATGAACAGTGTTTAAAAGAATGCGCCCAAGCCGAAGCGAATATAAATGCTTTATAA
- a CDS encoding endonuclease/exonuclease/phosphatase family protein: protein MKIHIVSYNMAMGKNGEDRNKIIKSKEAALEVFENGFSNLYKQDPEGVWLICVEEINKNDGGNQVEQVKDSLEQTTSVKWYTHRNKNGVSLDGESIAVFSNYQNIGEKEKISLPGGKWGSYRVAMLLEFEIAAGKKLGLVSTHFIQPSEDQDPEGEKRKDSMSLILERIREHFNDANEPVIICGDLNVFDTSSSDIYNIPKDDDAIAVYNNTIGQALEAGFKKGYQPTRDDITYHAWDDPSNLPSDKSWGIFDYILVRNGSSTFGDHEIINFKNADSIPASDHKGVHLQLDYSEGGSSTTIEWGEEIQFPDESSGFDNDSILAIAMNNENHLVEVHCDEHGNHYYMVGYLRFNKYNLNDSDDTGTAYIEWNTADTASQVYETGQGKRIAVAIDDCDNIVEVHTDSDEDDHRYRVGKLALEYNDESKPSWKIDWQPADSHNYDTGKDLAVAMDNKMNIVEVHRGQSKKHDQELSANIGKVVSSGDSQTSIEWHDEGNSYTDGYNPAVTMNDNLFVVEAHRGNDHKEQHYYRLGVLDPSKKDISWKVTSKFDDSNDEDVTGVAVAMDNNSNVAYVYTTETTKDIWYAIGNIDTANNNILWNTGNTIGINAQCSKIALTMDNNHNVIVVYFKSGESIPYYRVGKLIKAENQ from the coding sequence ATGAAGATCCATATTGTTAGCTATAACATGGCTATGGGTAAAAACGGGGAAGACCGCAATAAGATTATCAAAAGTAAGGAGGCCGCATTAGAAGTATTTGAAAACGGGTTCAGTAACCTGTATAAACAGGACCCGGAGGGAGTATGGCTTATCTGTGTAGAAGAGATCAACAAAAATGATGGAGGCAATCAAGTAGAGCAAGTGAAAGATTCCCTTGAGCAAACAACTTCAGTGAAATGGTATACACACAGAAATAAAAATGGCGTATCCTTAGATGGAGAATCTATTGCAGTGTTTTCAAACTACCAAAACATAGGGGAAAAAGAAAAGATATCGTTGCCTGGAGGAAAATGGGGTAGTTATAGAGTGGCAATGCTCCTTGAATTCGAAATTGCCGCAGGCAAGAAATTAGGTTTAGTGAGTACACATTTTATCCAGCCCAGTGAGGATCAAGATCCGGAAGGAGAAAAACGGAAAGATTCTATGTCGTTAATACTGGAAAGAATTAGAGAACACTTTAATGACGCAAATGAGCCGGTAATAATATGTGGTGATTTAAATGTCTTTGATACTTCAAGTTCGGACATTTATAACATTCCTAAAGATGATGATGCCATAGCAGTATATAATAATACCATCGGCCAAGCCTTAGAAGCGGGCTTTAAAAAAGGTTACCAACCAACTCGAGATGATATTACTTATCACGCCTGGGATGATCCTAGTAACCTTCCATCCGATAAAAGTTGGGGGATTTTCGATTACATATTGGTGCGCAATGGGAGTAGTACGTTTGGAGATCACGAAATTATTAATTTTAAAAACGCTGATTCAATACCTGCCTCCGACCATAAAGGCGTGCACTTGCAACTTGATTATTCCGAGGGAGGCAGTTCGACAACAATTGAGTGGGGCGAAGAAATCCAGTTCCCGGATGAAAGCAGCGGATTCGATAACGATTCGATCCTGGCGATTGCTATGAATAACGAAAACCATTTGGTCGAAGTCCATTGCGATGAACATGGCAACCACTATTACATGGTAGGTTATCTAAGGTTCAATAAATATAATCTAAATGATTCCGATGATACTGGAACAGCATACATCGAATGGAATACCGCCGATACCGCTTCCCAAGTCTATGAAACGGGTCAAGGAAAAAGAATAGCAGTCGCTATTGATGATTGTGACAATATCGTCGAAGTACACACTGATTCTGATGAGGACGATCATAGATACCGGGTGGGCAAACTCGCACTCGAGTACAATGATGAGAGCAAACCCTCGTGGAAAATCGACTGGCAACCCGCAGACTCACATAATTATGATACGGGTAAGGATCTGGCTGTAGCCATGGATAATAAAATGAATATCGTTGAAGTGCATCGTGGGCAATCAAAAAAACATGATCAAGAACTTTCTGCAAATATCGGAAAAGTGGTGTCTTCCGGAGATTCACAAACTAGCATTGAATGGCATGATGAGGGTAATAGTTATACTGACGGTTATAACCCCGCCGTGACCATGAATGACAATTTGTTTGTGGTAGAAGCCCATCGAGGTAATGATCATAAAGAACAACACTACTACCGGTTAGGCGTGCTGGACCCATCAAAAAAAGATATCAGTTGGAAGGTTACGAGCAAATTTGATGACTCTAACGATGAAGACGTTACAGGAGTGGCGGTTGCCATGGATAATAATTCTAATGTGGCTTACGTATATACTACTGAAACGACTAAGGATATATGGTATGCCATCGGAAATATTGATACCGCCAACAATAATATTTTGTGGAATACAGGTAACACTATTGGCATCAATGCTCAATGCTCTAAAATCGCTTTGACCATGGACAATAACCATAATGTGATTGTGGTGTATTTCAAATCTGGTGAGAGTATTCCTTATTACCGGGTTGGGAAACTAATAAAAGCTGAAAACCAGTAA
- a CDS encoding endo-1,4-beta-xylanase, whose product MFWEKGLKKGLCFILSSIMVFSILATVNLSVFAASEKEFKSLPSEYKVTSSKQGTIEKLSYTWGSDTKNFYVYLPNGYNQSDTSKKYNVVYLMHGGGEDETLLFGGPGQNKELKVIIDNMIAKGDIEPAIFVTPSFYKGNNDVATFHEELSKTIIPLVETKYNTYLKSKSTEDMKASRDHRAFGGFSMGSVCTWYTYINCLEYIKYYMPYSGDCWAVTGGAGTTGASQTASYLASIPKKYGYKAPHDYKLFCATGSEDIAYPNMKPQMDELKKLTDTFIYSNDPIEGNFYFMVANGGTHWWGYVNQYIYNILPDLFKDTTTDTPINTPTNTSITSTATNDQRSAFTKIEVESYNDINAAEIEEISTETGKGLGYISNGDYLVYKNVDFGSGATSFKALVADQLTTNIELRLNSPSGTLIGTLPVAATGGWNTYTEQTCDISGVTGVNDLYLVFTGPVNIDWFTFAGGNKPVTLGDLNSDGNINSLDLAAFRLHLLGLTLLTGTNLSNADVDANGQVTSIDFAYERQYLLGMIPSFPGQGTIPTTIPSTPTPSTPTPSTPTPVKTTPPAPQGTSLYQLAAAKGITFGTCVNSQWFYGQTGSTYENILKNEFGMVVAENEMKVDAIEPSQNTFNFSNGDKLVNFAQSNNMKVRGHTLLWHNQLPNWMRNWSGSRDGLVSAMNNHITKTMDHFKGKVAEWDVVNEACDDSGTGLRKSVWTNIIGNDFIDIAFQTARKADPNALLFYNDYNIEDMSAKSNTAYNMIKSMKDRGIPIDGVGFQCHFINGMSSSQLSAIEQNIKRYAAIGVQVSITELDIRMNDSENQTSGFNTQASNYKSLMEIALRNPNVKTFVVWGFTDKYSWIPGTFPGTGRGLIYDSNLSPKPAYTSLKEALMK is encoded by the coding sequence ATGTTTTGGGAAAAAGGTTTAAAAAAGGGGTTGTGTTTTATCCTGTCGAGCATCATGGTTTTTAGCATTCTGGCTACTGTTAATCTATCGGTATTTGCAGCTAGCGAGAAAGAATTCAAATCGCTTCCTTCTGAGTACAAAGTTACTAGTTCTAAGCAAGGTACTATTGAAAAGCTAAGTTACACTTGGGGTAGTGATACTAAAAACTTCTACGTCTATCTTCCTAACGGATATAACCAGTCGGATACTTCTAAAAAGTATAACGTTGTATATCTGATGCATGGTGGCGGCGAAGATGAGACATTATTATTCGGCGGACCAGGTCAGAACAAGGAATTAAAGGTAATAATCGATAATATGATTGCAAAGGGAGACATTGAACCAGCTATATTTGTTACACCTTCATTTTACAAGGGTAATAATGATGTGGCGACTTTCCATGAAGAATTGAGCAAAACAATTATTCCATTGGTTGAAACCAAATATAATACCTATTTAAAATCAAAAAGCACTGAGGATATGAAGGCTTCCAGAGATCACAGGGCATTTGGAGGATTTTCAATGGGTTCGGTATGTACCTGGTACACATATATTAACTGCCTTGAATATATCAAATATTATATGCCGTATAGCGGTGACTGTTGGGCAGTAACTGGGGGTGCCGGAACTACTGGAGCCTCACAAACAGCATCGTATCTGGCAAGCATTCCAAAGAAATATGGTTATAAAGCGCCACATGACTATAAGTTGTTCTGTGCTACAGGCAGTGAAGATATTGCATATCCCAATATGAAACCTCAGATGGATGAACTGAAAAAATTAACAGATACTTTCATATATTCAAACGATCCAATAGAAGGAAACTTCTATTTTATGGTGGCTAATGGTGGTACACATTGGTGGGGGTATGTTAATCAGTACATTTATAACATATTACCGGATTTATTTAAAGATACAACAACCGATACACCAATCAATACACCAACCAACACTTCAATTACATCTACTGCGACAAATGATCAGAGGTCTGCTTTTACAAAAATAGAAGTAGAGTCATATAACGATATTAATGCTGCAGAAATTGAAGAAATATCTACTGAAACCGGAAAAGGTTTAGGCTATATTTCCAATGGTGATTATTTAGTATATAAAAATGTTGACTTTGGTAGTGGAGCAACTTCATTCAAGGCACTTGTTGCAGATCAACTTACTACCAATATTGAATTAAGATTAAATAGTCCGTCTGGTACCCTTATAGGTACATTACCTGTAGCAGCTACAGGCGGTTGGAATACATATACAGAACAAACCTGTGATATAAGTGGAGTTACAGGGGTAAACGATTTGTATTTGGTGTTTACAGGTCCTGTAAATATTGATTGGTTTACATTTGCTGGAGGAAATAAACCAGTAACTTTAGGGGATTTAAACAGCGATGGAAACATCAATTCATTGGACTTGGCAGCTTTTAGATTACATTTGCTTGGTTTAACCTTACTTACAGGAACAAACCTTTCTAATGCTGATGTTGATGCAAATGGACAAGTAACCTCTATTGACTTTGCATATGAGAGACAATATTTATTAGGTATGATACCTTCTTTTCCTGGACAGGGTACAATACCAACAACAATACCTTCAACACCAACACCGTCAACGCCAACACCTTCAACACCAACGCCTGTTAAAACAACTCCACCAGCACCTCAAGGAACTTCCTTGTATCAATTAGCAGCAGCTAAGGGAATAACATTTGGTACATGTGTTAACAGTCAATGGTTCTATGGTCAAACAGGTTCAACTTATGAAAATATTCTCAAAAATGAATTTGGAATGGTTGTAGCTGAGAATGAAATGAAAGTTGATGCTATAGAGCCTTCACAAAATACTTTCAACTTTAGTAACGGCGATAAATTGGTTAACTTTGCTCAGAGTAACAATATGAAGGTTCGTGGGCATACTCTTCTATGGCATAATCAGCTTCCTAATTGGATGAGAAATTGGAGTGGAAGTCGTGATGGGCTGGTTTCAGCGATGAATAATCACATAACTAAGACTATGGATCATTTCAAAGGAAAAGTTGCAGAATGGGACGTTGTAAACGAAGCTTGTGACGATAGTGGTACTGGACTTAGAAAGAGTGTATGGACAAATATAATCGGAAATGATTTTATAGACATTGCATTCCAGACTGCAAGAAAAGCTGATCCTAATGCTCTTCTTTTCTACAATGATTATAATATAGAAGATATGAGCGCAAAGTCCAATACAGCATATAACATGATTAAAAGCATGAAGGATAGAGGAATTCCAATTGACGGAGTAGGCTTCCAATGCCACTTTATCAATGGAATGAGTTCTTCCCAGTTGTCAGCTATAGAACAGAATATCAAGAGATATGCAGCTATTGGAGTACAGGTATCAATTACAGAGCTTGATATTCGTATGAATGATTCAGAAAATCAAACTTCAGGGTTCAATACCCAGGCAAGCAATTACAAGTCATTAATGGAAATTGCTTTAAGAAACCCTAACGTTAAAACATTTGTGGTTTGGGGCTTTACCGATAAGTATTCATGGATTCCAGGGACTTTCCCGGGAACTGGAAGAGGTTTGATTTATGATAGTAATTTAAGTCCAAAACCAGCTTATACTTCATTAAAGGAAGCATTGATGAAATAA
- a CDS encoding pepsin/retropepsin-like aspartic protease family protein, with protein sequence MKFDLKYGIPFISAVFKHGDKEILLENVVIDTGSGGTILPTEIAFELGLEAELNDTLHRIRGVGGTEFCL encoded by the coding sequence ATGAAATTTGATCTCAAATATGGAATTCCTTTTATCAGTGCTGTTTTCAAACATGGTGATAAAGAAATCCTTTTAGAAAATGTTGTTATTGATACTGGCTCAGGAGGAACAATCTTGCCCACTGAAATAGCCTTTGAATTAGGTCTTGAAGCTGAATTGAATGATACACTACACAGAATACGTGGCGTTGGCGGAACAGAATTTTGTTTATGA
- a CDS encoding VanZ family protein, producing the protein MNKKFSFVLVTIIGILYLIYTPLQSGFVMHFGELDFRLGLLDICISLTNKLHIIGFGIMAIFMLKALDGKPKKYLLTFVSIISFSIIIEITQIFFTEGHFRLRDLISNSAGILISFGLYRLIYERFKSLKGIKHALINLVLVIFQIGIALIIYYTFKEISVYIGGENLRKYL; encoded by the coding sequence ATGAATAAAAAGTTTTCATTTGTTTTAGTTACTATTATTGGAATACTGTATTTGATTTATACTCCGCTACAGAGCGGATTTGTAATGCATTTTGGGGAATTGGATTTTAGATTGGGACTTCTTGATATTTGTATTTCACTTACTAATAAACTTCATATTATTGGATTTGGAATTATGGCTATTTTTATGTTAAAGGCTTTAGATGGCAAGCCCAAAAAGTATTTGCTGACCTTTGTAAGTATAATTTCATTTTCAATTATTATCGAAATTACTCAAATATTTTTTACAGAAGGTCATTTTAGATTAAGGGACCTTATTTCCAATAGTGCAGGTATTTTGATTTCATTTGGTTTATACAGGCTGATTTATGAGAGATTCAAGAGTTTAAAAGGTATAAAACATGCTCTGATAAATTTAGTTCTTGTTATTTTTCAGATAGGGATTGCTTTGATTATTTATTATACTTTTAAGGAAATCAGTGTTTATATAGGAGGCGAAAACCTTAGAAAGTACTTATAA